The window GTCGACCTTGACGAGGTCGGCCTCCTGCTCGCCGGCGGGCTCGTAGTCGAGGCTCGCGTAGCCGGCGGTCTTGCTCTTGAGGTTGTCGAAGAAGTCGAACACGATCTCGCCGAGCGGCATCGTGTACTTGATCTCGACCCGATCCTCGCCCAAGAAGTCCATGCCGATGAGCGTGCCGCGGCGGCTCTGGCAGAGCTCCATGATCACGCCGACATAGTCCTTCGGGGCCAGGATGGCGGCCTTGACAATGGGTTCCTTGACCGAGGCGATCTTGCCGACCGGGAACTCGCTCGGGTTCGTGACGGTGACGGTTTTCTTGTCGTCGGTCGTGACCTCGTAGATCACTGACGGCGCCGTCGTGATGAGGTCGAGGCCGAACTCGCGCTCGAGGCGCTCCGTGATGATCTCCAGGTGCAGGAGGCCGAGGAAGCCACAGCGGAACCCAAAGCCGAGAGCAACGGATGTCTCCGGCTCATAGACCAGCGACGCATCCGACAGCTTGAGCTTGTCCAGCGCCTCACGCAGCAACGGGTAGTCGCTGCCATCGATCGGGTACAGGCCGGAGAAGACCATGGGCAGCGGCTCGGTGTAGCCGGGCAGTGCCTGAGTTGCAGGCTTGGATGCCGTCGTGACGGTGTCACCAACCTTCGACTGGCGAACATCCTTCACGCCCGTGATGAGGTAACCCACCTCGCCGACGCCGAGACCCTTGCTCGGGGTCGGCTCGGGCGAGCTGACGCCGATTTCGAGAATATCGTGGGTGGCGCGGGTCGACATCATCTGAATCTTCTCGCGAGGGTTCAGATGACCGTCGATCATTCGCACATAGGTCACAACGCCGCGGTAGCTGTCGTAGACAGAATCGAAAATCATGGCGCGGGCGGGAGCCTGCGCATCGCCCTTCGGCGCGGGGATGAGCCTGGTCACGCGATCGAGAAGAGCAGGAACGCCAACGCCGGTCTTGCCCGAAACGCGAAGAACATCGTCGGGGTCGCCGCCGATGAGGCTCGCGAGCTCCTTGGCGTACTTATCGGGGTCTGCGGCGGGAAGGTCAATCTTGTTCAAGACGGGAACAATCGTGAGGTCGTTCTCCAGCGCCAGATAAAGGTTCGCCAGCGTCTGTGCCTCGATACCCTGCGCAGCATCCACCAGAAGGATTGCGCCCTCACATGCGGCAAGGCTGCGCGACACCTCGTAGGTGAAGTCGACGTGACCCGGAGTGTCGATCATGTTCAGCGCATAGCTTTCGCCGTCAAGAGACCACGGCATGCGAACGGCCTGGCTCTTGATGGTGATGCCGCGCTCGCGCTCGATATCCATGCGGTCGAGGTATTGCGCCCGCATATCGCGGTCGCTCACGACACCGGTCTCCTGCAGCATGCGGTCGGCCAGAGTCGACTTGCCGTGGTCGATGTGGGCGATAATGCAGAAGTTGCGAATGAAGGCGGGGTCGGTCGAAGCCGGCTGAAGGGCCTTCTCTGCTCTAGGGCTCACACATACCTCAGTCGAGATGTAGCGGAGCGGCCGAAGCCGCGCCGGAAAACGGTTTTCTCGATTGTCCCATGACGGAGCCCCGCTCCCCAATCGTGCGGCACGCTGCGCGCCGCAAGGTTTGTTGAAAACGGCCTCCGACTGGTAATGTTGCCTGTTGGCTTGCGCACCGCGTTCATCCCCCACGATCACCCGGTGCGAAATGCAGTCAGATCTTCTGTCGTTGCCCTCTACTTCGACGCTGGTTGTGGCTGTCACACACCGTCCGGAACAACAGAAAGTTACCTACCTTGGCAAACATCAAGTCGCAGATGAAGCGCATCCTCACCAACAAGAAGGCGACGGAGCGCAACAAGGCTGTCAAGAGCGAGCTCAAGACCGCCGTTCGCGCAACCCGCACCGCCATCGCCTCGGGTGACAAGGCTGCTGCCACCACGGCACTCCAGCTGGCCTCCAAGAAGCTCGACAAGGCCGTGAGCAAGGGCGTCATCCACCAGAACCAGGCCGCCAACAAGAAGTCGGCGATCGCCAAGAAGGTTGCCGCTCTCTAAGCAGCACCAACTTACGCAAGAACCCCGCCTCAGTGAGGCGGGGTTCTTGCGTTAAGACGACTGCACATGGTGCCACTTCTGTGGCGTGCCTCTGCGACGAGGCTAGCCCCGGCGCTCCCCGCGGGAGGCGATAACGCTGACCATGCGCTCAAGGGCGAAGACGGGATCGCGCTGGGCACCCTTGACCGCCGCATCCGTCTCCGCGAGAGTCTCGATGCACCGGCCTAGGCCTTCGTCGCTCCAGCCCTGAAGGTCGCGCCGTGCTCGGTCGACCTGCCACGGGGCAAGCCCCAGCTGAGAGGCGTTGGCCCGGGAACCGGAGACTTTGGCCATGGTTCGAATCTTCATAGCGAAGGCAGCGACGATGGGAACGGGATCTGCCCCCGAGGCCAGCGCGTGCCGCAGCATCACGAGCGCTTCGCCCTGACGCCCGGCGATCGCAACGTCTGCCACCTTGAAGGCCGAGGTCTCAACTCGGCCCGAGTAGTAGTTCTCGACCGTGACCTCGGTGATTTCGGCTGCGGCATCCGCGATGAGTTGCTGGCAGGCCGAAGCGAGCTCGGCGATGTCGTCCGAGAACGCCGCCACGAGCGCGCGGACGGCGCCGGGAGTCGCTCGGCGACCAGCCTTTTTGAACTCGGCCGAGGCGAAGTCGACCTTGTCTTGCTCCTTTTTGAGCTCCGTGCACACGACCTCAACCCCGCCACCGAGGCCGCCCCGGATAGCGTCAAGAAGCTTCTTGCCCCGGACGCCACCACCGTGGCGCAGCACGAGGCAGGTGTCGTCGGCCGGAGACTCTAGATATCCCAGCGTCTCGGTGATGAATGCGTCCGTGCACTTCTCGACATTGATGACCCGGATCATGCGAGGCTCACCAAAAAGGGATGGGCTCGCCACCGTGAGTAGCTGCCCCGGAGAATAACCGTCGGCCTCGAGGTCGCTGACCTCAAGGCTCGGGTCGTTGCGCTTGAGTTCGTCGCGGAGGGCTCGGATCGCACGATCGGCGAGGAAGCCCTCTGTGCCTGATACGAGAACCACGGGCGCTGGCCTAGCCTGCGACCACGGGAGCTGCGGAATCGTGACTTTGGCCGATGCCTTCGCCGGCGCCTTGGACGCCGATTTGCCTGCTGGCCTGCCTGCCACGGATCTCCACTCGGGTCGGAACGAACGTGTCTGATCAAGCCTACCCAGGCCCGCCGACGCGCGCGGTCGGGTACTAGCCGCCCCTCTCCCTCCACAGCACCATTTCGCCGTCGCGAAACGCGACGAGTACTAGCCCGTCACGGTCCGTTCGAGCTGACGCCGTGCCCAGGGTGCGAAGTGTGGCGAGGATATCTGCCGTGGGGTGCCCGTAGTCGTTGCCTGCCCCCACTCCGATGACTCCCACTCGGGCGTCGAGCTGTTCGTAAAGAGTCGCCGCCTGGTCACGAGAACCGTGGTGGGCGACCTTGACCACATCGACCGGCGCGAGGCTCGCCAGCTCTGCCCGATTGAGCGCGCCGAGCCGCAACTGCGCCTCCCGGCCCAGATCCCCCAGAAGCACCGACGTCAGACATGTCTCGCAGGCCGGGCCGCCCGTAAACGCGGTCACAACACTCGCGTCGTTGCCGGGCCCGGGTGATGCTGAACGAGGGGGCCAGAGAACCGTCCAGCGATGCTCCCCCAGGGTTCCCGCCAGGCCACGAGTAGCCATCAGCACTTCGGAGCCGGACTGCTCAAATCGCTTAAGCAGTGCCTCATCGCGCTGACCATCAGGGGGGCCCGCGAGGACAATCTTGACCCGGCCGAGCACCGTCTCGGCTCCGCCGACATGATCGGCGTCAAAGTGGGTCAACACCAAAAGGTCGATCCGGTCGACGCCGAGCCGATTGAGGCACGCAGAGATCAACTCGGGCTCTTGTCCGGTATCAATAAGCGCGACTTCTCCTGCGCTTCTGATGACCATTGCATCCCCCTGGCCAACGTCGCACGCCGCGAACTGCCAGTCCTGCGGAGTCGTGGCCGCACTACGCAGCGCGCTGCCCGCAGTCGACCCTGCTGTAACAATCGCGATGCAGGCCAGAGCCATCGCCGCAGACGATCGCACAGCTCTCCGACGAACGAGAACCGCCATAAGAGCGCACGTGGAGACCGCCGCACAGGCCGCAAGCCCTGGCACGCCCTCCCACCACGGGATCTGCGAGTTCGGCAGACCCGCGAACCACGACGCCACCGCGGCGATCCAGGCTGCTGGGACCCACGCGAACACCGCAATGAGCTGCGCGAGAGGGGGCGAAAGCCCCGCCACAATGCAGGCCGCAAGGCCAACGACGGTGGCCACGGGCGCAGCCGGGGCCGCGAGGATGTTCGCCACCACTCCCCAGACGGGGATGCTCGGCGAAAGCAAGATGATGACGGGCTGGCACGCGAGCTGAGCAGCCAGGGGCAGGGCGATTACGGCCGCGATAGGGCGCGGCAAGAACCGCCCAAGAACCTCGCTGAGCGGCGCCGCCAAGACGAGCAGCCCCGCTGTCGCGAGAACGGACAGGGTGAACCCCAGGTTCCTTGCGAGCCACGGGTCGATGAGGAGCAACACGAACACGGCCAGGGCGAGGGCGGGGAGCCCGCCTGCCCCGCGACCCACAAAACGCCCGGAGAGCACAGCAAGGGCCATGACCGCGGCGCGCAGCACGCTCGGCTCGGGAGTGACCAGCACGACGAACCCGCAAAGCACCGCGACCGCTGTGACGATTCGCAGGCCTCGAGGCCACCGTAGCCTTGCACCCAGCGCCATGACGAGCGCAACGATGATCGCGCAGTTGGCGCCCGAGACCGCGGTGAGGTGGCTCAGTGCGCTGAGCTTCATTGCCTCGTCGAGGTCGTCGCTCACGAGCGTGGTGTCTCCGATCGCCAGCCCCGGCAGCAAGCTGCCGCCGTCGCCAGGGAGCGACCCGACGACATCGAGAAACCTCGCGCGCATGCCCGCCGCGGCAGAGACGATTCCCTCTCCTCGCTCAACAACTTCGGCATCATCCGCGGAGAAGATACGATACGCGGCACCATCGCCCGGCTCTCCGGCGATCAGCGACCCTGACACCCGCACCGTGTCTCCCACCGCAGCATTGCCGCCGTGCACGGACCCGAAAATCATCACCGGAACCGAGAAGGTGCGCTCATCG is drawn from Salinibacterium hongtaonis and contains these coding sequences:
- the lepA gene encoding translation elongation factor 4 yields the protein MSPRAEKALQPASTDPAFIRNFCIIAHIDHGKSTLADRMLQETGVVSDRDMRAQYLDRMDIERERGITIKSQAVRMPWSLDGESYALNMIDTPGHVDFTYEVSRSLAACEGAILLVDAAQGIEAQTLANLYLALENDLTIVPVLNKIDLPAADPDKYAKELASLIGGDPDDVLRVSGKTGVGVPALLDRVTRLIPAPKGDAQAPARAMIFDSVYDSYRGVVTYVRMIDGHLNPREKIQMMSTRATHDILEIGVSSPEPTPSKGLGVGEVGYLITGVKDVRQSKVGDTVTTASKPATQALPGYTEPLPMVFSGLYPIDGSDYPLLREALDKLKLSDASLVYEPETSVALGFGFRCGFLGLLHLEIITERLEREFGLDLITTAPSVIYEVTTDDKKTVTVTNPSEFPVGKIASVKEPIVKAAILAPKDYVGVIMELCQSRRGTLIGMDFLGEDRVEIKYTMPLGEIVFDFFDNLKSKTAGYASLDYEPAGEQEADLVKVDILLQGEQVDAFSAIVHRDKAYAYGVLMTGRLRELIPRQQFEVPIQAAIGSRIIARESIRAIRKDVLAKCYGGDITRKRKLLEKQKEGKKRMKMVGRVEVPQEAFIAALSGDVEKKDKK
- the rpsT gene encoding 30S ribosomal protein S20 — protein: MANIKSQMKRILTNKKATERNKAVKSELKTAVRATRTAIASGDKAAATTALQLASKKLDKAVSKGVIHQNQAANKKSAIAKKVAAL
- a CDS encoding ComEC/Rec2 family competence protein, giving the protein MPAAAAWAVAAIAIGIDALPALAAWVTTGVSLALVAVALVDSRRRSVWAAASLALLAIGAVLLSASGAAEVRKPAEFRDAAAQSRQVTVVATVTQTVHRPLGSETASADQNGGIANEITPTAENWRGAAPEPFRATVSRLAVGHNASESALDERTFSVPVMIFGSVHGGNAAVGDTVRVSGSLIAGEPGDGAAYRIFSADDAEVVERGEGIVSAAAGMRARFLDVVGSLPGDGGSLLPGLAIGDTTLVSDDLDEAMKLSALSHLTAVSGANCAIIVALVMALGARLRWPRGLRIVTAVAVLCGFVVLVTPEPSVLRAAVMALAVLSGRFVGRGAGGLPALALAVFVLLLIDPWLARNLGFTLSVLATAGLLVLAAPLSEVLGRFLPRPIAAVIALPLAAQLACQPVIILLSPSIPVWGVVANILAAPAAPVATVVGLAACIVAGLSPPLAQLIAVFAWVPAAWIAAVASWFAGLPNSQIPWWEGVPGLAACAAVSTCALMAVLVRRRAVRSSAAMALACIAIVTAGSTAGSALRSAATTPQDWQFAACDVGQGDAMVIRSAGEVALIDTGQEPELISACLNRLGVDRIDLLVLTHFDADHVGGAETVLGRVKIVLAGPPDGQRDEALLKRFEQSGSEVLMATRGLAGTLGEHRWTVLWPPRSASPGPGNDASVVTAFTGGPACETCLTSVLLGDLGREAQLRLGALNRAELASLAPVDVVKVAHHGSRDQAATLYEQLDARVGVIGVGAGNDYGHPTADILATLRTLGTASARTDRDGLVLVAFRDGEMVLWRERGG
- the holA gene encoding DNA polymerase III subunit delta, whose translation is MAGRPAGKSASKAPAKASAKVTIPQLPWSQARPAPVVLVSGTEGFLADRAIRALRDELKRNDPSLEVSDLEADGYSPGQLLTVASPSLFGEPRMIRVINVEKCTDAFITETLGYLESPADDTCLVLRHGGGVRGKKLLDAIRGGLGGGVEVVCTELKKEQDKVDFASAEFKKAGRRATPGAVRALVAAFSDDIAELASACQQLIADAAAEITEVTVENYYSGRVETSAFKVADVAIAGRQGEALVMLRHALASGADPVPIVAAFAMKIRTMAKVSGSRANASQLGLAPWQVDRARRDLQGWSDEGLGRCIETLAETDAAVKGAQRDPVFALERMVSVIASRGERRG